Proteins from a genomic interval of Cucumis melo cultivar AY chromosome 7, USDA_Cmelo_AY_1.0, whole genome shotgun sequence:
- the LOC103504117 gene encoding 4-hydroxyphenylpyruvate dioxygenase, with translation MGKEADFPRPPSEVEAEPEPTPIEGGATAAGSGFKLTGFNNFTRTNPKSDRFKVKRFHHIEFWCTDATNVARRFSWGLGMQIVAKSDLSTGNMTHASYLLRSGQLCFLFTAPYSPSIAAAHNLTPASTASIPSFDHSVCRAFSGTHGFGARAIALEVEDAEIAFRTSVTHGAKPSCPPIVLDNRAVLSEVHMYGDVVLRYISYKNPVSGDNGENKPDDWFLPKFEAMEETASFPLDFGIRRLDHAVGNVPELGPAVSYLKGFTGFHEFAEFTAEDVGTSESGLNSMVLANNEEMVLLPINEPVFGTKRKSQIQTYLEHNEGAGVQHLALMSEDIFRTLREMRKRSSVGGFEFMPSPPPTYYKNLKSRAGDVLTDEQIKECEELGILVDKDDQGTLLQIFTKPVGDRPTIFIEIIQRLGCMMKDEEGKAYQKGGCGGFGKGNFSELFKSIEEYEKTLEAKRVSESADA, from the exons ATGGGGAAAGAGGCCGATTTTCCTAGACCTCCCTCGGAGGTGGAGGCGGAGCCGGAGCCGACGCCGATTGAGGGCGGCGCTACTGCTGCCGGGTCGGGGTTCAAGCTTACAGGATTCAATAACTTCACTCGAACGAATCCCAAATCGGATCGGTTTAAGGTTAAGCGGTTCCATCATATTGAGTTCTGGTGTACCGACGCTACGAATGTTGCTCGGAGATTCTCCTGGGGACTTGGTATGCAGATTGTGGCTAAATCGGATCTCTCCACCGGGAATATGACTCATGCTTCTTATCTCCTCCGTTCCGGCCAGCTTTGCTTTCTCTTCACCGCACCTTATTCGCCTTCCATTGCCGCCGCTCATAACCTTACTCCGGCATCCACTGCTTCAATCCCTAGTTTCGACCATTCCGTCTGCCGTGCCTTCTCCGGTACCCATGGATTTGGCGCTCGAGCAATCGCTCTTGAGGTTGAAGATGCTGAGATTGCCTTCAGAACGAGCGTTACACACGGTGCGAAACCTTCGTGTCCTCCGATTGTTCTCGATAATCGCGCTGTACTTTCAGAAGTTCATATGTATGGCGATGTTGTTTTGCGTTACATTAGCTACAAAAACCCGGTTTCTGGTGATAATGGCGAGAATAAACCAGACGATTGGTTCTTGCCGAAATTCGAGGCTATGGAGGAAACTGCTTCATTCCCACTTGATTTCGGGATTCGAAGACTGGATCATGCAGTCGGAAATGTGCCGGAGTTGGGACCGGCCGTATCTTACTTGAAAGGTTTCACTGGATTTCACGAGTTTGCAGAATTCACGGCGGAGGATGTGGGGACGAGTGAAAGCGGATTGAATTCGATGGTTCTGGCAAACAACGAGGAAATGGTTCTGCTACCGATAAACGAGCCGGTTTTTGGGACAAAGCGAAAGAGCCAAATACAGACGTATTTGGAGCACAACGAAGGAGCAGGAGTTCAGCACTTGGCATTGATGAGTGAGGATATTTTCAGAACCTTGAGGGAGATGAGGAAACGAAGTAGCGTCGGTGGATTTGAGTTCATGCCGTCGCCGCCGCCAACATATTACAAGAACTTGAAGAGCAGGGCGGGTGATGTGCTGACGGATGAGCAGATTAAGGAGTGCGAAGAATTGGGGATTCTAGTGGATAAAGATGATCAAGGAACTTTGCTTCAGATCTTCACCAAGCCCGTGGGAGATAG GCCTACCATATTTATTGAGATAATTCAGAGATTGGGATGCATGATGAAGGATGAAGAGGGGAAAGCATATCAGAAAGGAGGGTGTGGTGGCTTTGGAAAAGGAAACTTCTCCGAACTTTTCAAATCCATTGAAGAATACGAGAAGACTCTTGAAGCCAAACGAGTTTCGGAGTCAGCTGATGCTTGA